The Populus trichocarpa isolate Nisqually-1 chromosome 18, P.trichocarpa_v4.1, whole genome shotgun sequence genomic interval ACTTCTCATATTTATTCAAATGAAGTCAAAGTTCTTGCAATCAAAAGACATTTCTAGCACAATCGTTCGATTAGTAGACGATATTGGaatcaaatattataagattttaattttaatttttattgacaaaaaatcttaatcataagaaccttaatttttatttttattactcaatatATCTATAATTAATACTGAATATTACAACTCTTTGGTTgcttatataatataaaaacatcataaataaagctaaaagaattctaaactaaatattaagtatgaaaagaaagaagttttaATCTATACATTTGGGTATGTATGTTAGGATTGAAATCCTCTTGTCCCACTCCCAATATAATCAAGTCATGCAACACGCAATCAGTTTAGAAATTTGTTGAGACCTTAATTGGTAATGTAGAGAGGGAAAAAGCCGAAGTGAGTCAAAGAAAGACAAGCCTACCATGTTTACATATGGGACTTCgcagatataaatataaaagtaaagtTCTTTTGGTTTATGTACTTTCATATGTatccttcttttgatttcaatggCAAGAGTATCTCCGAATAGACTTCCATACATTAAGAATAAATCTCTCTATGAATGGATTTTACGTATGATATCCACATGATTAAGGAATTAAGTAATTGTTATTGTCTTCTTGAGGCGAATTCCCTTCTAGCAGGCATCATTatgaattcattaattaaaatcataacAACTTTCGGAATGCGTAAATGCAAATTTTATTGGAATTATATTGTGAAAGGCTATGAAAAGACATAAAATATGTCTTTCAATTGTTCTTACAGTCACAATATCTTATTCTCTGACTGCTTATTAGACAATCGTCTTCTCCATCAGAGCTGGGCATGATTGATATCGTAAGCATCAGAATCATCAAGCTTCAGCTTAACTAGTTCGCTGATATCATATGGATAAGCGTCCTTTGGTGACTGACGTTTATATGCTCTTTTTCCAAAGGCCCAAGCTTTAGCTTCAGTAAAATGGGCTCCATCCCAGTACACATAGTCACTCCTGTTGCTACATGGGAAGGAGAGAGATTTACATGGGACTGAACCAGATTCTACATCGCAACAGCTCTTACGGGTTTGTGTAAAAcctgcaaccaagaaaaaataacatgggCATCAGAGGCGTAACAAAAATGTCGCCTTCAACcgtgagagaaagagagcaagGGAGGGAGGGGATTCGTACCTGTATTTGTCTGATCATCAGAATCAATTTCGTAAGAGTTTATGTAGGTAAACACAGCATCAGTATGCCTCTTATTAAGTTTTCTGAGCAGTTCTTGAAGCTTGTGGTTGAAAATTTGAACATCGTCATTGAGCTTGTATGCACATGAAGATGCATCTAGTTCATTgggatttttttgtatgttggaCGGCATACATCCTACCCGAATAAGTCCGAGCACAGCTATCTTTCTTGCTCCTGAGCAATACATTTTCTGgcagcaaggaaaaaaaaacggaATGAAGTGGGGCTAATCTCCAGCTGAGTTTCATAAGTTTCCATTAAGGTCTTTGTTAGTTTCCAATCACGTCAAacattaattgttgttttaCAAGAGACATTATGTAGGGCTAACCTCCAGCTGAGTTTCATAAGTTTCAATGAGAAGTTGAGCATATTCTTCAGGAGTATATTTCAAGCTGCTATCGTAGCCATCCAAGAAATAATTGTTGAGGTAGTCGTTATGACCCATATCAGACACATAGATGCATTGGCTTAAGTACTTCCTAGCAACTTCCTCGCTTCCC includes:
- the LOC18110360 gene encoding GDSL esterase/lipase At1g29670, translating into MNIQLYNHNITVSRIAKILGSEEVARKYLSQCIYVSDMGHNDYLNNYFLDGYDSSLKYTPEEYAQLLIETYETQLEKMYCSGARKIAVLGLIRVGCMPSNIQKNPNELDASSCAYKLNDDVQIFNHKLQELLRKLNKRHTDAVFTYINSYEIDSDDQTNTGFTQTRKSCCDVESGSVPCKSLSFPCSNRSDYVYWDGAHFTEAKAWAFGKRAYKRQSPKDAYPYDISELVKLKLDDSDAYDINHAQL